The proteins below come from a single Lactobacillus johnsonii genomic window:
- a CDS encoding XTP/dITP diphosphatase, which translates to MDTLLFATNNKNKAREVEEALKKINFPIHVITNQDLTDPPHVLETGTTFLANAKLKAHKMAEFSNLPTLADDSGLSVDKLNGAPGVHSARYGGEAHNDALNNAKLLAELGGVPREKRQATFHTTMVVSWPGRFDDDLVTQGEIRGEILTYPRGDGDFGYDPLFFVPDKGKTFAEMTVDEKNAISHRGQALRKLLAELPTWWKKMENE; encoded by the coding sequence ATGGATACTTTATTATTTGCAACTAACAATAAAAATAAGGCTAGAGAAGTTGAAGAGGCCTTAAAGAAAATAAATTTTCCCATTCATGTAATTACTAATCAGGACCTAACTGATCCTCCCCATGTTCTAGAAACTGGGACAACATTTTTAGCTAATGCAAAACTAAAAGCTCATAAAATGGCGGAGTTCAGTAATTTACCAACTCTTGCTGATGATTCAGGTTTATCAGTTGATAAATTAAACGGAGCTCCTGGAGTTCATTCTGCTCGCTACGGAGGCGAAGCTCATAATGATGCCTTAAATAATGCAAAATTATTGGCTGAACTAGGCGGTGTTCCCCGAGAGAAAAGACAAGCTACTTTTCATACAACTATGGTAGTTTCGTGGCCAGGTAGATTTGATGATGATTTAGTAACACAAGGTGAAATTAGAGGCGAAATTTTAACTTATCCGCGAGGGGATGGAGATTTTGGCTATGATCCACTTTTCTTTGTTCCTGATAAGGGGAAGACATTTGCTGAAATGACAGTAGATGAAAAAAATGCTATTTCTCACCGTGGCCAAGCTTTAAGAAAATTACTTGCTGAGCTGCCAACTTGGTGGAAAAAAATGGAAAATGAATAA
- a CDS encoding YslB family protein has product MEHTNEHLYFLNSLYRDFILPTILGSEDKEILYWAGKHVSRKYDLSDIDDLIEFFDMAQFGTLKVLKDRKHTAVFELSGQVVTDRLDSQSDEFSLESGIIAECLERQNGTPTEASATVTKKHVVQITAQSD; this is encoded by the coding sequence ATGGAACATACAAACGAACATCTTTATTTTTTAAATTCATTATATCGTGATTTTATCTTACCTACCATTTTAGGTAGCGAAGATAAAGAAATTCTTTACTGGGCCGGAAAACATGTTAGTCGTAAATATGATTTATCAGATATCGATGATTTAATCGAATTTTTTGATATGGCTCAATTTGGAACTTTAAAAGTACTTAAAGATCGCAAACATACCGCAGTTTTTGAATTATCCGGCCAGGTCGTAACTGATAGGCTTGATAGCCAAAGTGATGAATTTTCACTTGAAAGTGGAATTATTGCGGAATGTTTAGAGCGCCAAAATGGTACTCCAACTGAAGCTTCAGCTACTGTTACTAAAAAGCACGTAGTTCAAATCACTGCGCAATCTGACTAA
- the trxA gene encoding thioredoxin → MVDEITDATFEEETSEGVVLIDFWATWCGPCKMQSPVIDQLSEEMDDVKFTKMDVDQNQETARNLGIMAIPTLLIKKDGKIVDRLTGYTPKEKLEQILDQYTD, encoded by the coding sequence ATGGTTGATGAAATTACAGATGCAACTTTTGAAGAAGAAACTAGCGAAGGCGTTGTTTTAATTGATTTTTGGGCAACTTGGTGTGGTCCATGTAAGATGCAATCACCAGTTATTGACCAACTTTCTGAAGAAATGGATGATGTAAAATTCACCAAAATGGATGTTGATCAAAACCAAGAAACTGCTCGTAACTTAGGAATTATGGCAATCCCAACTTTATTAATTAAGAAAGATGGAAAGATTGTTGACCGTTTAACTGGTTATACTCCTAAGGAAAAACTTGAACAAATTTTAGATCAATATACTGACTAA
- the murI gene encoding glutamate racemase: protein MDNRPIGVLDSGLGGLTVLKKVIEKMPNESTIFIGDQANMPYGDRSREEIISLTRDSVNFLLSKDVKIIIFGCNTATAVAMATIQKEIPLQIIGVVQSGALAAARTTETKNVAVIGTKATVASHSYLKEIQYRDPEIKVSEFAQPKLAPLAEEDPDEDTKNAVVSESLTPLKNADYDTLVLGCTHYPLLRDEIVAVVGQDKKIVDPADQVAQYTYNVLRRDDLFAESTAPVKHDYYTTGEAKKFTEITRQWMNDDTIVGHHVDAED from the coding sequence ATGGATAATCGACCAATTGGAGTTTTAGATTCAGGATTAGGCGGCTTAACCGTTTTAAAAAAAGTAATTGAAAAAATGCCTAATGAGTCAACAATTTTTATTGGCGACCAGGCTAATATGCCGTATGGGGATCGCTCAAGAGAAGAAATTATTTCTCTAACTCGCGATAGTGTAAACTTCTTATTAAGTAAAGATGTAAAAATTATTATTTTTGGTTGTAACACAGCAACCGCTGTAGCAATGGCAACTATTCAGAAAGAAATACCACTACAGATAATTGGTGTTGTTCAATCTGGTGCTTTAGCTGCAGCAAGAACTACAGAAACTAAAAATGTAGCTGTAATTGGTACTAAGGCCACTGTGGCTAGTCATTCTTATTTAAAAGAAATTCAGTATCGTGATCCAGAAATTAAGGTCAGTGAATTTGCTCAACCAAAATTAGCGCCACTAGCTGAAGAAGATCCCGATGAAGATACTAAGAATGCAGTGGTTAGCGAAAGTTTAACTCCATTGAAAAATGCTGATTATGATACCTTAGTTTTAGGCTGCACACATTATCCTTTATTGAGAGACGAAATTGTGGCTGTGGTGGGTCAAGATAAAAAAATTGTAGATCCAGCTGATCAAGTGGCACAATATACATATAATGTTTTGCGACGTGATGATTTATTTGCTGAGAGTACTGCTCCGGTAAAACATGACTACTATACAACTGGAGAAGCAAAGAAGTTTACTGAAATTACCCGTCAATGGATGAATGATGACACGATAGTTGGTCATCATGTAGATGCTGAGGATTAA